Proteins encoded by one window of Desulfomicrobium macestii:
- the fabZ gene encoding 3-hydroxyacyl-ACP dehydratase FabZ has product MNKPENGEIVSRDILDLLPHRYPFLLVDRVLSFEPMKSVHAIKSVSINEPFFQGHFPSYPVMPGVLILEALAQAGGIMVIKSLPPADTVGKIFLFTGMEKVRFRRPVFPGDQLHLHVTYERHKMSMWKTNGKAMVDGKVVAEGILTASVVPRED; this is encoded by the coding sequence ATCAACAAACCTGAGAATGGCGAAATCGTAAGCCGTGACATTTTGGATCTGCTTCCACATCGCTATCCTTTCCTGCTGGTTGACCGGGTGCTCTCCTTCGAGCCCATGAAATCTGTGCACGCCATCAAAAGCGTATCCATCAACGAACCTTTTTTTCAGGGTCACTTCCCGTCCTATCCGGTCATGCCCGGAGTGCTCATTCTTGAAGCACTGGCCCAGGCTGGTGGAATAATGGTCATAAAGAGTCTTCCTCCGGCGGACACCGTGGGCAAGATTTTTCTGTTCACCGGAATGGAGAAAGTTCGCTTCCGCCGCCCCGTGTTTCCCGGTGACCAGCTGCACCTGCACGTCACCTACGAACGTCACAAGATGAGCATGTGGAAAACCAACGGCAAGGCCATGGTCGACGGAAAGGTCGTGGCTGAAGGCATCCTGACCGCTTCCGTGGTTCCGAGGGAGGACTGA
- the lpxA gene encoding acyl-ACP--UDP-N-acetylglucosamine O-acyltransferase codes for MQTNIHPSAVVHPDAYLGTGVTVGPFAVIEDGVHIGDETVIDAGAQIKRFTTLGTKNHVHSMACVGGEPQDLKFGGEESRLVIGDRNRIREFSTIHRGTEGGGGITQVGSDNLMMAYSHIAHDCVVGDNNVLANAATLAGHVVVGNEVVVGGLSAVHQFVNIGDFAFIGGKTGVAQDVPPFMLAVGERATLRGLNLIGLRRHGFSSEEIHALKSAYKLIWRSNQERNEVMQQVETELGNFSQVMKLLDFIRSSKRGTITPERI; via the coding sequence ATGCAAACAAACATACACCCTTCAGCGGTAGTTCATCCGGATGCGTACCTTGGCACCGGTGTCACGGTCGGCCCTTTTGCAGTTATCGAAGACGGGGTTCACATCGGTGACGAGACAGTCATCGACGCCGGAGCCCAGATCAAGCGCTTTACTACCCTGGGCACGAAAAATCATGTCCATTCCATGGCCTGCGTCGGCGGTGAGCCACAGGATCTCAAATTCGGCGGAGAAGAGAGCAGGCTCGTCATCGGGGACCGCAACAGAATCCGCGAATTTTCAACCATCCACCGTGGCACGGAAGGTGGCGGCGGAATAACCCAGGTCGGGTCGGACAACCTGATGATGGCCTACTCCCACATCGCGCACGACTGCGTGGTTGGTGACAACAACGTCCTGGCCAACGCCGCGACCCTTGCCGGTCATGTCGTCGTAGGCAATGAAGTGGTCGTGGGCGGCCTTTCGGCCGTGCACCAGTTCGTGAACATCGGTGACTTCGCATTCATCGGCGGGAAAACCGGTGTCGCCCAGGATGTGCCGCCCTTCATGCTGGCCGTTGGCGAGCGCGCCACATTGCGCGGACTCAACCTCATCGGTTTGCGCAGGCACGGGTTTTCCTCCGAGGAGATTCACGCCTTGAAGTCCGCATACAAGCTGATCTGGCGGTCCAACCAGGAACGCAACGAAGTCATGCAGCAGGTCGAGACGGAGCTTGGCAACTTCTCCCAGGTCATGAAGCTCCTCGACTTCATCCGCAGCAGCAAACGAGGCACGATAACGCCTGAACGCATCTAG
- a CDS encoding LpxI family protein, whose amino-acid sequence MTRTLGIIAGGGSFPITVANTAKERGERVIGVGFASDTDPAFRAHCDNFSWLKLGQLGKLIDFFTANHVTHVVMAGPINKPRALDLRPDWRAARLLFSIKTRGDDVLLRALTAELEREGLAVVAPHHYSPDLLAPEGVLTKRKPTQAEREDVEFAWKLAQSLGQFDIGQCLVVREKIVLAVEAIEGTDAAIRRGGQLGGPGAVVVKRPKPTQDKRLDLPAFGLKTLQAMADVGATCLAFEAGGCIFFEQDQALAFANARGIALLGLPPGI is encoded by the coding sequence ATGACCAGAACGCTTGGCATCATCGCGGGCGGCGGCTCATTTCCCATCACCGTGGCCAATACGGCTAAAGAACGCGGCGAACGCGTCATCGGTGTCGGCTTCGCATCCGACACCGACCCTGCCTTTAGGGCCCACTGCGACAATTTCTCCTGGCTCAAACTTGGCCAGCTTGGCAAACTCATCGATTTCTTCACCGCTAACCACGTCACGCACGTGGTCATGGCAGGTCCCATCAACAAGCCAAGGGCTCTTGATCTTCGGCCCGACTGGCGAGCGGCACGGCTTCTTTTTTCCATCAAGACCCGCGGGGATGACGTCCTGCTGCGCGCGCTCACTGCCGAACTTGAACGCGAAGGCCTCGCTGTCGTCGCGCCTCATCACTACTCGCCGGACCTGCTCGCTCCCGAAGGGGTGCTAACCAAGAGAAAACCCACGCAGGCCGAACGCGAGGATGTGGAATTCGCATGGAAACTGGCCCAATCCCTGGGACAGTTCGACATCGGCCAGTGCCTGGTCGTGCGGGAAAAAATCGTTCTTGCCGTCGAGGCCATTGAAGGCACCGATGCAGCCATACGACGCGGTGGCCAACTCGGGGGCCCCGGCGCGGTGGTCGTAAAGCGGCCAAAGCCGACCCAGGATAAAAGGCTCGACCTTCCGGCTTTTGGCCTGAAGACGCTGCAAGCCATGGCCGATGTCGGCGCGACGTGCCTGGCCTTTGAGGCTGGCGGGTGCATCTTTTTCGAACAGGACCAGGCCCTGGCTTTTGCCAACGCCCGCGGCATCGCCCTGCTCGGACTTCCGCCTGGAATCTAG